The following proteins come from a genomic window of Methanosarcina sp. MTP4:
- the rpoA2 gene encoding DNA-directed RNA polymerase subunit A'', which translates to MSISETTIESMTKDLPLPSNIMKALRNEALNAGVSKKEMEEIIEQVMEEYKESCIEPCDAAGVVAAQSIGEPGTQMTMRTFHYAGVAEINVTLGLPRLIEIVDARKIPSTPMMTIALSKENADDYAYNREKTRALAWEIEATRIDHIADVTTDLSQMKLIIDMHEKAMEGRNITIEQIKEKFSEEMNVMVSISPDIDNQIIITPNEPSYRELLQLAKNIHDVTLKGIEGIKRVVVRKEGEEYTLYTEGSALREVLQFEGVDRTRTSTNNINEIYEVLGIEAARNSIIKEATDTLREQGLTVDIRHIMLVSDLMTCDGEVKQIGRHGISGEKASVFARAAFEVTVSHLLDAGMRGDVDELKGVTENIIVGQPIRMGTGDVHLVSRKKEDKIEVEDECGV; encoded by the coding sequence ATGAGTATCAGCGAAACCACGATCGAAAGCATGACTAAAGACCTTCCTCTCCCTTCAAACATAATGAAGGCCCTCCGGAATGAAGCGCTCAATGCCGGGGTAAGCAAGAAGGAAATGGAAGAAATAATAGAGCAGGTCATGGAAGAATACAAAGAGTCGTGCATCGAGCCCTGTGATGCCGCAGGGGTAGTTGCCGCCCAGTCCATAGGGGAACCGGGTACCCAGATGACCATGCGTACCTTCCACTATGCGGGTGTGGCTGAAATTAACGTTACCCTGGGTCTGCCCCGCCTGATCGAAATCGTGGATGCCCGGAAGATCCCGAGCACCCCGATGATGACGATTGCCCTTTCCAAGGAAAACGCGGATGATTACGCCTACAACAGGGAGAAAACAAGGGCCCTTGCCTGGGAGATCGAAGCTACCAGGATCGACCATATTGCGGACGTGACCACTGACCTTTCCCAGATGAAGCTCATCATCGACATGCATGAAAAGGCCATGGAAGGCAGGAATATTACCATCGAACAGATCAAGGAGAAGTTCAGTGAAGAAATGAACGTAATGGTGAGCATCTCCCCTGACATCGATAATCAGATCATTATAACCCCTAACGAGCCGTCCTACAGAGAACTCCTCCAGCTTGCAAAGAACATCCACGACGTCACCCTGAAAGGAATTGAGGGGATCAAGAGGGTTGTTGTCAGGAAAGAAGGGGAAGAGTATACCCTTTACACCGAAGGTTCGGCCCTTCGCGAGGTGCTTCAGTTCGAAGGTGTGGACAGGACAAGAACCAGTACCAACAATATCAACGAGATCTATGAGGTGCTGGGAATCGAGGCCGCCAGGAATTCGATCATAAAGGAAGCCACCGACACCCTCAGGGAACAGGGGCTTACCGTAGACATTCGCCACATCATGCTGGTGTCTGACCTCATGACCTGTGACGGGGAAGTGAAACAGATCGGAAGGCACGGCATTTCCGGTGAAAAGGCCAGTGTCTTTGCACGTGCGGCTTTCGAAGTTACGGTCAGCCACCTGCTGGACGCCGGGATGCGCGGAGATGTGGACGAACTCAAAGGCGTTACTGAAAACATCATTGTCGGCCAGCCTATCCGGATGGGTACTGGTGATGTCCACCTGGTCAGCAGAAAGAAGGAAGATAAGATCGAAGTTGAAGACGAATGCGGGGTCTGA
- a CDS encoding 50S ribosomal protein L30e encodes MKMKINVDKSLIKAVKTGTVIIGSNLTIDAAVDGSAKLVVLASNCPENVKKKLQTTNVPILEYGGTSVELGPVCGKPFTIAAMAILDAGESDILAVTA; translated from the coding sequence ATGAAAATGAAGATTAATGTTGATAAATCCCTGATTAAGGCTGTGAAAACAGGAACGGTTATCATTGGAAGCAACCTGACCATAGATGCAGCGGTAGATGGCAGCGCAAAACTGGTCGTGCTTGCATCAAATTGTCCTGAAAACGTAAAGAAGAAACTCCAGACAACAAATGTCCCTATTCTCGAATACGGCGGCACCAGTGTAGAACTGGGACCTGTCTGCGGAAAGCCCTTCACGATTGCTGCAATGGCAATCCTTGACGCAGGAGAATCCGATATCCTGGCAGTTACAGCCTGA
- a CDS encoding NusA-like transcription termination signal-binding factor, which translates to MGEIKLTANTIQYIALFENMTRAKILDCIIEEERLVCVVKQGDMGLAIGKSGENINRVKKALDKPIELVEYSEDQVTFIKNAFGPVSVSSVNIVNKNGKRLAYVEVPNKEKGLAIGRSGRNIEKVKILARRHHDIDDVILQ; encoded by the coding sequence TTGGGTGAAATAAAACTTACGGCGAACACCATCCAGTACATTGCACTATTTGAAAATATGACCCGGGCCAAAATCCTCGACTGCATTATAGAAGAGGAACGGCTCGTATGCGTCGTAAAGCAGGGCGACATGGGACTTGCCATAGGCAAGAGCGGCGAAAATATCAACCGCGTTAAAAAAGCCCTGGACAAGCCCATCGAACTTGTGGAATACTCAGAGGACCAGGTCACATTTATAAAGAACGCGTTCGGCCCCGTATCCGTCAGTTCTGTAAACATTGTAAACAAAAATGGCAAGCGATTAGCTTATGTAGAGGTACCCAATAAGGAGAAGGGGCTTGCCATCGGGCGCAGCGGCAGAAACATTGAAAAAGTGAAAATACTTGCTCGTCGCCACCATGACATTGACGATGTAATCCTGCAGTAA
- a CDS encoding 30S ribosomal protein S12 produces the protein MAKGKYAAHILKQARKDARWKDTNYSRRVLNLNVKADPLGGAPQGRGIVLEKVGVEAKQPNSAIRKCVRIQLIKNGRQVTAFCPGDGAVNFIDEHDEVTVERIGGRMGGAMGDIPGVRFKVTAVNNVCLHEMVIGRMEKPRR, from the coding sequence ATGGCAAAAGGAAAATATGCAGCTCATATACTCAAGCAGGCCAGAAAAGACGCTCGCTGGAAAGATACAAACTACAGCAGGCGTGTTCTGAACCTGAACGTGAAAGCCGATCCCCTTGGAGGAGCACCTCAGGGCAGGGGTATTGTACTGGAGAAGGTAGGAGTTGAAGCAAAGCAGCCTAACTCTGCTATCCGGAAATGTGTAAGGATCCAGCTCATCAAGAATGGGCGTCAGGTAACCGCTTTCTGTCCGGGTGACGGGGCAGTGAACTTTATCGATGAACACGATGAAGTGACCGTCGAAAGGATCGGTGGACGCATGGGTGGTGCAATGGGTGATATTCCCGGAGTACGCTTTAAGGTGACTGCCGTAAACAACGTGTGCTTACACGAGATGGTTATTGGCAGAATGGAAAAACCGAGGAGATGA